In a genomic window of Thunnus thynnus chromosome 16, fThuThy2.1, whole genome shotgun sequence:
- the si:ch211-266g18.10 gene encoding axoneme-associated protein mst101(2) isoform X13, whose product MTEGDKSGPSSAASEPNAAAAAPPASSEKPKGLGLLNKLRVSVELMIALAALLSWVVVGVVMFDFVEYKAVPDIQQIITDPVQAVNDAVDEVSSLLNKFQECAPDLSDPMSAATYAADEIAEAKDGFVRYFSDEEGNFYLSYVDPVIIGRRAFHSTNDLVCGVVGSIRDTLCAIMDTIIDIILAINRGIIDLGFIDPVVIGRNVFSVTNDTVGVIMGYIQDALCFILDSVLDIMKDVQHSVGFSPMAVLKRTAEITTEQINMLVSYFSTLLMGEQGILPEVSIDPMKVVEDAVLEVSDKKDLFMAYISSMFVGDQGEPLATPVVDVVTEKDEISPADINLVRRKGEFLPPFEKVTEIMHAAKHEAVPAPEISEAPDSKMEEEEETEVPTEADGKETEEDDVKHAGLEETELEPSLKDEEILDAADSEEEKQEEAKEVDAVEEEEEEEEIKTEEDGAHMENEEEQEEEKEEGSVDTEKEEEDFKIEDDDNEQEEEEDIKTEEAEVKEEEELEEEEEAKTAENLVEYSEEEEETKTEEEVVEDEEDGEEEEEDEEEEEAAKTEEDFVEDEEEEEEEEEEAKAEEDFVEDEDEEKIEETKTEDEEEEEEEEEEEDGEEETKTEEGLGEEEEEEEEEEEEEETKLEEVLGQDEEEEEEEETKTEDMVEDEEEEEEEEEEEETKLAEALAQDEEEKESEEEEAITEEDVVEADEEEEEEEETEAAAATIDKDMETRDYDHEDDKEKDLHGDEDTDVKDQSVKTDWDDQALEEEDYKAVEEEKEEEKEPSVQHLHLEILSAEQLNDDSLVSESDDEDEEETMTSPHVHDKDEHADIVDDHDENNNNSENGKTEPKRKRKVHIPAERVRRVGSRAAHKEEHKQHDKVLKDAKERHAIKEVKDALMKDLKATEIEKEEKKENKTKVEKTVAIKPKEEKPKKEAKPEVKPTEKIPEKPKEEPQKKKVPKPSKEKKEVKKPSKEEKKEKKHLKEEKEAKKPPKEDKEVKKSPKEEKEVKKPLKEEKEVKKPLKEEKEVKKPPKEEKEVKKPPKEEKELKKPPKEEKEAKKLPKEEKEEKKPHKEEKEVKKPHRVEKEEKKHLKEEKEEKKPHKEEKEVKKPHRVEKEEKKHLEEEKEEKKPHKEEKEVKKPHRVEKEEKKHLKEEKEEKKPHKEEKEVKKPHRVEKEEKKHLKEEKEEKKPHKEEKEVKKPHRVEKEEKKHLKEEKEEKKPLKEEKEVKKPHRVEKEEKKHLKEEKEEKKPLKEEKEVKKPHRVEKEEKKHLKEEKEKKPPKEEKEVKKHLKEEKMPHNVTLFKKEREDKKPSKEETAEKKHVEKKEVKKPLKEEKEEKEAKKPSKEEKEDQKPSKEKKIQPSKKEREDEKALEEKRKMKEKVQKPSEKEKELKKLPKEEKEMKKPSAEEKPHRKEKEPTKKEKEPTELHKEEKEPAHPKVVHELKKHLREKEEELLHPKEEREPKKPSKEEKEPEKPPKKAKEVTKPPKEEKVVAKPPKVEPEKISKEKKQPVSKEVKEEKKERHLKEEVVPKKPSKEEKEPSKHPKMEEKERKGPTKKETEPKKLSKEEDREELSKEKKEVKISKVVKEVKKIHKEEHEPKKTSKKETEPTKPSKEEKEVKKAPKEDKEPAKKKDIKTEAKPQKAARGIKVVKKEVASVLKKEHLNVTKAAVEYKKPVKVLKAAKKHIIPVLKKEHMNVTKTVAAPKEPKKESKQKIKRKPGKPDIDEVKEKKKTIPTKKETEVSKPKVKPTPVHKDAEVTKEKAKHAPSKKEVPKEKAKAAPAKKEAAAPKEKPEPVILKKGHGGPARNASLVKEKVKIVPMKKDVKVAKEKVKAVFAKTTAEVSKQKPKPVHIKRETAPLRIKPSLVVKEAGAPQKNVSLTKEKAKVVPLKKEAVLKEKAKAKTSQKEHEAKPVHAKKEPEATKEKPKPAHEKKVAPSKSEETKKEKVKSLLRKKEPKVPEEKVKPKAMLREKAKPVRVKKELETCKEKDKPAAVKKVMSKEKTKPVRVKKEDRVLKEIQESAKKEKSAEKKATKEEKVKAEPAVSDSFLMDEELPYFQCFFVDEDEAQFPFYAFSPL is encoded by the exons ATGACTGAAG GGGACAAATCCGGCCCCTCGTCCGCCGCCAGTGAGCCCAATGCAGCAGCCGCAGCACCACCGGCGAGCTCTGAGAAACCTAAAGGTCTGGGGCTCCTCAATAAGCTGAGAGTGTCTGTGGAGCTGATGATTGCTCTGGCTGCTCTGCTGTCCTGGGTGGTGGTGGGAGTGGTGATGTTTGACTTTGTGGAGTACAAAGCAGTCCCTG ACATTCAGCAAATCATTACGGACCCTGTGCAAGCTGTAAATGATGCTGTTGATGAAGTATCCAGTCTGCTCAATAAGTTTCAAG AATGTGCGCCTGATTTAAGTGACCCCATGTCTGCTGCCACTTATGCGGCAGATGAAATAGCAGAAGCAAAGGATGGATTTGTTCGATATTTCTCAGATGAGGAGG GAAACTTCTACCTCAGCTACGTTGACCCTGTAATCATTGGCAGACGAGCTTTCCATTCAACTAATGACCTTGTGTGTGGAGTGGTGGGATCCATCAGGGACACACTCTGTGCTATCATGGATACTATAATTGATATTATATTGGCTATAAATAGAG gaATCATTGACCTTGGCTTCATCGACCCCGTGGTAATTGGCAGAAATGTCTTCAGTGTTACAAATGACACTGTGGGTGTAATAATGGGCTACATCCAGGATGCGCTCTGCTTCATTTTAGACAGTGTACTGGATATAATGAAAG ATGTCCAGCATTCTGTGGGATTCAGTCCTATGGCAGTCCTGAAGAGAACAGCAGAAATCACCACAGAACAGATTAACATGCTTGTGAGCTACTTCTCCACATTGCTGATGGGTGAACAAG GAATCTTGCCTGAGGTGTCCATTGACCCCATGAAAGTTGTTGAGGACGCTGTGTTGGAGGTCTCAGACAAGAAAGATTTGTTCATGGCTTATATATCAAGCATGTTCGTTGGTGATCAAG gTGAACCTCTTGCCACACCAGTTGTAGATGTAGTAACTGAAAAAg aTGAAATTTCTCCGGCTGATATTAATTTGGTCAGAAGGAAAG GTGAATTTCTGCCACCTTTCGAGAAAG TTACAGAGATCATGCACGCTGCCAAACATGAAGCTGTTCCTGCTCCAGAGATAAGTGAAGCCCCAGACTcaaagatggaggaggaggaggagactgaGGTTCCAACTGAAGCAGATGgcaaagagacagaggaagatgatg TGAAACATGCCGGCCTTGAAGAAACAGAACTCGAACCGTCACTGAAAGATGAGGAAATCCTTGATGCTGCTGACagtgaggaggagaaacaggaagaaGCAAAAGAGGTTGATGCtgtagaagaggaggaggaggaggaggagattaaAACAGAGGAGGATGGAGCACACATGGAAAatgaggaagagcaggaggaggaaaaagaggaaggaagtgTTGAcacagaaaaggaggaggaggacttcAAAATAGAGGATGATGACAacgaacaagaagaagaagaagatattaAAACAGAGGAGGCTGAAgtaaaggaagaggaggagctggaggaggaggaggaggccaaaACTGCAGAAAATTTGGTTGAatattcagaggaggaggaagaaacaaaaacagaagaagaggtggtagaagatgaggaggacggggaggaggaggaagaggatgaggaggaggaggaggcagccaAAACTGAAGAAGATTTTgtagaagatgaggaggaggaggaggaggaagaggaggaggccaaAGCTGAAGAAGATTTTGTagaagatgaggatgaggagaaaatagaagagacaaaaactgaagatgaggaggaggaggaggaggaggaggaggaggaagatggggAGGAGGAGACCAAAACTGAAGAAGGTttgggagaagaggaggaagaggaagaggaagaggaggaggaggaggagaccaAATTGGAAGAAGTTTTGGGacaagatgaggaggaagaggaggaggaggagacaaaaacagaagacatggttgaagatgaggaggaagaggaagaggaggaggaggaggaggagaccaAATTGGCAGAAGCTTTGGCAcaagatgaggaggagaaggagagtgaggaggaggaggcaatAACAGAAGAAGATGTTGTAGAGGCtgacgaggaggaagaggaggaggaggagactgaagctgctgctgccaccatTGATAAAGATATGGAGACCAGAGATTATGACCATGaagatgacaaagaaaaagatctTCATGGTGATGAAGATACTGATGTCAAAGATCAATCTGTAAAAACTGATTGGGACGATCAGGCTCTAGAGGAGGAAGATTATAAGGCAgtggaagaagagaaggaagaagaaaaagagccATCAGTCCAACATCTTCATCTTGAAATTCTGTCAGCTGAACAGCTCAATGATGACAGTTTAGTATCTGAAtctgatgatgaggatgaagaagaaaCGATGACTTCACCACATGTTCACGACAAAGACGAACACGCTGACATCGTCGATGATCACGatgagaacaacaacaacagcgaGAACGGGAAAACTGAACCTAAACGAAAGAGGAAGGTTCATATTCCCGCTGAGAGAGTCAGAAGAGTCGGATCCAGAGCTGCTCACAAAGaagaacacaaacaacatgataAAG TTCTCAAAGATGCAAAGGAAAGACACGCTATAAAAGAAGTTAAAGATGCCCTTATGAAAG ACCTAAAAGCCACAGAAAttgaaaaggaggagaaaaaggagaacaaaACCAAAGTTGAGAAAACCGTGGCGATAAAACCAAAGGAAGAAAAGCCAAAGAAGGAGGCCAAACCTGAGGTAAAACCTACTGAGAAGATACCAGAGAAGCCCAAAG AAGAACCCCAGAAGAAGAAAGTACCAAAGCCTTctaaggaaaagaaagaagtgaaGAAACCCTccaaagaagagaagaaggaaaagaagcatctaaaagaagagaaagaagccAAGAAACCACCTAAAGAAGATAAAGAAGTCAAGAAATCTCccaaagaagagaaagaagtcAAGAAACCActcaaagaagagaaagaagttaAGAAACCacttaaagaagaaaaagaagtcaAGAAACCTCccaaagaggagaaagaagtcAAGAAACCTCccaaagaggagaaagaattGAAGAAACCACccaaagaggagaaagaagccAAGAAACTACccaaagaagagaaagaggagaagaaacctcataaagaagagaaagaagtcAAGAAACCACATAGAgtagagaaagaggagaagaaacatctcaaagaagagaaagaggagaagaaacctcataaagaagagaaagaagtcAAGAAACCACATAGAgtagagaaagaggagaagaaacatctcgaagaagagaaagaggagaagaaacctcataaagaagagaaagaagtcAAGAAACCACATAGAgtagagaaagaggagaagaaacatctcaaagaagagaaagaagagaagaaacctcataaagaagagaaagaagtcAAGAAACCACATAGAgtagagaaagaggagaagaaacatctcaaagaagagaaagaggagaagaaacctcataaagaagagaaagaagtcAAGAAACCACATAGAgtagagaaagaggagaagaaacatctcaaagaagagaaagaggagaagaaacctcttaaagaagagaaagaagtcAAGAAACCACATAGAgtagagaaagaggagaagaaacatctcaaagaagagaaagaggagaagaaacctcttaaagaagagaaagaagtcAAGAAACCACATAGAgtagagaaagaggagaagaaacatctcaaagaagagaaagagaagaaacctcccaaagaagagaaagaagtgaAGAAACATCTCAAAGAAGAGAAGATGCCACACAACGTGACACTTTTCAAGAAGGAGAGGGAAGACAAGAAGCCTTCTAAGGAAGAGACAGCGGAGAAGAAGCATGTggagaaaaaagaagtgaagaaaCCTCtaaaagaagagaaggaggaaaaagaagcGAAGAAGCCCTctaaagaagagaaagaagatcAAAAGCCatctaaagaaaagaaaatacagccgtccaagaaagagagggaagacgAGAAGGCTCttgaagaaaagagaaaaatgaaggaaaaagttCAAAAGCCTTCCGAAAAGGAAAAAGAACTGAAGAAGCTTCctaaagaagagaaagaaatgaagaaacCTTCTGCGGAGGAAAAACCTCACCGAAAAGAGAAAGAACCaactaaaaaggaaaaagaaccAACAGAACTCcacaaagaagagaaagaacCAGCACATCCTAAAGTGGTACATGAACTCAAAAAGCATctcagagaaaaggaggaagaattACTGCAtccaaaagaagaaagagaaccAAAGAAGCcctcaaaagaagaaaaagaaccaGAAAAACCACCTAAGAAGGCCAAAGAAGTAACAAAGCCTCcaaaagaagagaaagtagTAGCAAAACCTCCAAAAGTAGAACCAGAAAAGATctcaaaagagaagaaacaaccAGTTTCTAAAGAggtgaaagaggaaaagaaagagaggcaTCTCAAAGAAGAGGTAGTACCAAAGAAACCAtctaaagaagaaaaagagccTTCAAAACATcctaaaatggaagaaaaagaaagaaaagggcCTACCAAAAAAGAGACAGAACCAAAGAAGCTGtctaaagaagaagacagagaggaactgtccaaagaaaagaaagaggttAAGATTTCTAAAGTAGTAAAAGAGGTCAAGAAGATTCACAAAGAAGAACATGAACCAAAGAAGACCTCTAAGAAGGAAACTGAACCAACAAAGCCTTctaaagaggagaaagaagtcAAGAAGGCTCCCAAAGAAGACAAAGAACCTGCAAAGAAGAAAGACATTAAGACAG aagctaaaccCCAAAAGGCTGCAAGAGGAATTAAAGTAGTCAAGAAGGAGGTTGCATCTGTCCTGAAGAAGGAACATCTTAATGTAACAAAAGCAG CTGTTGAATACAAGAAGCCTGTAAAGGTCCTGAAAGCTGCTAAAAAGCACATAATCCCTGTCCTGAAAAAGGAACATATGAATGTCACAAAAACAG TGGCAGCTCCCAAGGAGCCCAAGAaggaatcaaaacaaaaaatcaaacgTAAACCTGGAAAACCTG ATATTGATGAagtgaaggaaaagaaaaaaacaatcccAACAAAGAAAG AAACTGAAGTTTCTAAACCAAAGGTCAAACCTACACCTGTTCATAAAG ATGCTGAAGTTACCAAAGAAAAAGCCAAACATGCTCCTTCAAAGAAGG AAGTTCCAAAGGAAAAGGCCAAAGCAGCTCCGGCTAAGAAAG AGGCAGCTGCTCCAAAAGAAAAGCCTGAGCCAGTTATCTTGAAAAAAG GACATGGAGGCCCTGCCAGAAATGCCTCCCTGGTGAAAGAGAAAGTCAAAATAGTGCCTATGAAGAAAG ATGTCAAGGTGGCAAAGGAGAAAGTCAAAGCAGTATTTGCAAAGACAA cagCTGAGGTTTCAAAACAGAAGCCCAAACCAGTTCATATAAAGAGGG AAACTGCTCCACTCAGGATAAAACCATCTCTGGTAGTCAAAG AAGCAGGAGCCCCACAGAAAAATGTCTCTCTAACAAAGGAAAAAGCGAAGGTGGTGCCATTGAAGAAAG AAGCTGTTCTGAAAGAAAAGGCAAAAGCAAAAACTTCACAGAAAG AACATGAGGCTAAGCCAGTTCATGCCAAAAAAG AGCCGGAGGCTACAAAGGAGAAGCCTAAACCAGCTCATGAAAAGAAAG taGCTCCTTCTAAAtcagaggaaacaaagaaagaaaaggtcaAATCACTCCTAAGGAAAAAAG AGCCAAAAGTCCCAGAGGAGAAAGTCAAACCAAAAG CCATGTTGAGGGAAAAGGCCAAGCCAGTCCGTGTGAAGAAAG AACTGGAGACTtgtaaagaaaaagacaaacctGCTGCAGTGAAGAAAG TCATGTCTAAGGAAAAGACCAAACCAGTCCGTGTGAAGAAAG AAGACAGAGTTCTTAAAGAGATACAGGAGTCGGCAAAGAAAG aaaaatcTGCTGAGAAGAAAGCTACCAAAGAGGAAAAAGTAAAAG CAGAGCCGGCTGTATCAGACAGCTTTCTTATGGATG AAGAGCTGCCCTACTTCCAGTGTTTCTTTGTGGACGAGGATGAGGCCCAGTTTCCATTCTATGCCTTCTCACCATTGTAG